A single genomic interval of Phaeodactylum tricornutum CCAP 1055/1 chromosome 5, whole genome shotgun sequence harbors:
- a CDS encoding predicted protein has product MVEFDYKMKNLAALDGIGVIERVESKAIEDSLNEVQALHTALCFLCSVNAGVAEVETFLTNHPEALLLDGTGYLEDESARIIVEEQMSRCECYDAACNQNRRYVISVLDKGFEHYQDRHFRQESTSCQQSWGIYAGKLLKLEHNIRNRRVQELTMRHHVLQAAIEVHSFQDQLEQILSKSTTGLALFKCHWNQDTFARRSVLEYQHGVALVNLSTIEREHKGLLRKIREVRRTQFVLLKRVFDGVQRRVCLSTRTQSPVPPIL; this is encoded by the coding sequence ATGGTAGAATTCGATTATAAGATGAAGAATTTGGCAGCACTGGATGGCATCGGAGTAATTGAAAGAGTAGAAAGCAAAGCGATAGAAGACTCCCTGAATGAGGTTCAGGCACTCCACACGGCCCTCTGTTTCCTCTGTTCTGTCAATGCGGGAGTCGCCGAAGTTGAAACTTTCTTGACCAATCATCCCGAGGCCCTTTTGCTGGACGGGACCGGCTatttggaagacgaaagcGCCCGCATCATTGTGGAAGAACAAATGAGTCGTTGCGAATGCTACGACGCCGCATGCAACCAAAATAGACGTTACGTTATCTCAGTCCTTGATAAAGGGTTTGAGCATTATCAGGATCGACACTTTCGCCAAGAATCCACAAGCTGTCAGCAAAGCTGGGGCATATACGCAGGAAAACTTTTGAAACTGGAGCACAACATCCGAAACCGTCGTGTGCAGGAGCTCACAATGCGACACCATGTTTTACAAGCCGCTATTGAGGTACATAGCTTTCAGGACCAATTGGAACAAATACTGTCGAAATCAACAACAGGCCTAGCGTTGTTTAAATGCCATTGGAATCAGGACACCTTTGCACGGCGATCTGTTTTAGAGTACCAGCATGGCGTGGCGCTGGTGAACTTGAGCACCATTGAGCGGGAGCACAAAGGTTTGCTGCGAAAAATTCGGGAAGTTCGTCGCACTCAATTTGTCTTGCTGAAGCGCGTATTCGACGGTGTACAACGGCGCGTGTGTCTTTCTACTCGAACGCAATCGCCAGTACCGCCAATCTTGTAG
- a CDS encoding predicted protein has product MANHPPDPAATEARLQGPGVLIRTMKKGTGTKYPKKGDVCVIHYEACLEDGSKVDSSRDRALPLKYTVGQKEILLGLDVAVQKMTVGETAEITIPSFFAYGHAGCPPRIPADAVLIFRAELLNIT; this is encoded by the exons ATGGCGAACCATCCTCCGGATCCCGCGGCTACCGAGGCTCGGCTTCAAGGCCCAGGTGTCCTTATTCGTACAATGAAGAAAGGAACGGGAACAAAGTATCCGAAGAAAGGCGACGTTTGTGTG ATTCACTACGAGGCATGTTTAGAGGACGGTAGCAAGGTTGATAGCTCGAGAGATCGAGCTTTGCCACTTAAATATACGGTAGGCCAAAAGGAGATTCTGTTGGGTTTGGATGTGGCGGTCCAGAAAATGACGGTGGGGGAAACCGCCGAAATTACCATCCCGAGCTTTTTCGCCTACGGTCACGCCGGCTGTCCACCCCGAATTCCGGCCGATGCCGTATTGATCTTTAGGGCCGAATTGCTCAACATCACATGA
- a CDS encoding predicted protein, with protein MEQFTVRVNTWKRLEQLRVSIIHHASCPGVAQVQVVWCEAQGEPPSWLLTLNDKIVIERHSVNSLNERFHMLVEPPTIGILSIDDDVLRPCLALDAGFVRWTQHPDRMVGFDARSHTVQGKKHGGSWAYGYLSTTERTNRYSMTLTRYAFLHRDYLRSYTNDLPPSIRSYIDEHFNCEDIAMTFWVSSHTNGQPPLLADFWAVKSQVKLYSDAAISSTSDHKAIRDICVDRF; from the coding sequence ATGGAACAATTCACCGTCCGAGTCAATACCTGGAAACGATTGGAACAGCTAAGAGTTTCGATCATTCATCACGCATCGTGTCCTGGCGTAGCACAAGTCCAAGTCGTGTGGTGCGAAGCTCAAGGAGAACCCCCGTCTTGGCTGTTGACTCTGAACGACAAGATTGTAATCGAACGACATTCCGTAAACTCGCTCAACGAGCGGTTCCACATGCTCGTTGAGCCTCCCACTATTGGTATCCTATcaatcgacgacgacgtacTACGACCCTGCCTTGCCCTTGATGCCGGCTTTGTGAGGTGGACACAGCATCCCGACCGAATGGTGGGATTTGACGCACGCTCACATACTGTACAGGGAAAAAAGCACGGTGGCTCTTGGGCGTACGGATATTTGAGTACAACAGAGCGGACGAATCGCTATTCCATGACCCTCACTCGATACGCCTTTTTGCACCGCGATTATCTACGATCCTACACAAACGACTTGCCACCCTCGATTCGATCATACATAGATGAACATTTTAATTGCGAAGATATCGCCATGACGTTTTGGGTGTCATCTCATACCAATGGTCAGCCGCCACTGCTGGCCGACTTTTGGGCCGTCAAGTCACAAGTCAAGCTCTATTCCGACGCAGCCATTTCATCCACCAGTGACCATAAGGCCATTCGAGATATTTGCGTGGATCGCTTC
- the myoA4 gene encoding predicted protein (Chromalveolate myosin type A), which yields NDLIALPHLHEPAILHSLSDRFFRGKIYTWTGPVLIAVNPFQRLQLYGTEILESYRRDGLLKAQGMQSGQDLEPHIFAIADRSYRQMMSESRRSQSILISGESGAGKTESTKIVMLYLTTLGAGNNEAVQDETNGSNGELSVMQKVLQSNPVLEAFGNARTLRNDNSSRFGKFIELGFSRAGHLMGAKVQTYLLEKVRLAFHAAGERNYHIFYQLLRGCTEEDHAKYEFHDGLTGGLDLPNYFHYTGQGGAPHLREFTDEDGLSYTLKAMRKLGWTEKTIDDTLRLIAGLLHLGQITFNSVEKDGLETAEVAEDKILNYTAKLLGVDVDKMRVALTEKIIVARGQEIKTLLTPEKAQDARDALAKTIYGALFLWVVDQVNLSIGWERDDDIRSSCGVLDIFGFECFAINSFEQLCINFTNEALQQQFNQFIFKLEQAEYEAESIAWAFIEFPDNQDCLDTIQAPKVGILSMLDDECRLPKGSDRNFAKRLIDHYLPEKNQTVSENTRIHATNIQKGKSIFSVRHFAGLVQYSVETNFMEKNKDEIPLTAEILFETAPSKLIQDTYAIQKRENLGRAATEAKTGKQPKPKTVGQQFKEQLTTLIESVQKTDPHYIRCIKPNDAAKPLLMTRKRTTEQLRYGGVLEAVRVARAGYPVRMKHTAFFQRYRMLLPTVAEEVLPWSMDGHEPQQLCVKLNQPIPMSFPKTDVQLGKTKVFMRKHPHDCLEAHRVFHQHASASVIQCWARGLEQQRSFFISQDAIQTIQRCYRGFKGRERWTNLRKADAGKLLTITFRMLIKWRAFNRARKGTVRFQSRIRGRNLRRERAAVKIENRFRTYALRKKFTMLCSAVLSLQCATRSRVAKKELTEL from the exons AATGATCTCATCGCTTTGCCCCATCTCCACGAACCCGCAATCCTGCATTCGCTCAGCGATCGCTTCTTTCGCGGGAAGATCTACACGTGGACGGGCCCAGTTCTCATCGCCGTCAATCCCTTTCAACGCTTGCAACTGTACGGGACGGAGATTCTCGAATCCTACCGTCGGGATGGGCTGCTCAAGGCCCAAGGCATGCAGAGCGGACAAGATCTGGAGCCGCATATTTTCGCCATTGCCGATAGGTCCTACCGTCAAATGATGAGCGAGTCTCGTCGGTCTCAATCCATTCTCATTTCGGGAGAATCCGGAGCCGGGAAAACCGAATCTACCAAGATTGTCATGCTCTACCTCACGACACTTGGTGCCGGCAACAACGAAGCCGTCCAGGACGAGACCAACGGCAGCAACGGTGAGCTCTCCGTCATGCAAAAAGTCCTACAGTCCAATCCCGTcttggaagcctttggtAACGCACGAACACTCCGGAATGACAATAGTTCACGTTTCGGGAAGTTCATCGAACTAGGCTTTTCCCGTGCCGGTCACTTGATGGGAGCCAAGGTCCAAACCTACTTGCTCGAAAAGGTCCGTCTCGCCTTTCACGCCGCCGGAGAACGGAATTACCACATCTTCTATCAACTACTCCGAGGTTGCACTGAAGAAGACCACGCCAAGTACGAGTTTCACGACGGTCTTACGGGCGGTTTGGACTTGCCTAATTATTTTCACTACACGGGACAGGGCGGCGCCCCTCACCTGCGTGAGTTCACAGACGAGGACGGTCTGAGCTACACTCTCAAGGCTATGCGCAAGTTGGGCTGGACCGAAAAAACAATCGACGATACACTCCGTCTCATTGCCGGTTTGCTCCATCTGGGTCAAATTACCTTCAACAGTGTCGAAAAAGATGGTTTGGAAACCGCCGAAGTTGCCGAAGACAAGATTTTGAATTACACGGCCAAGCTGCTTGGAGTTGACGTTGATAAAATGCGAGTAGCCCTCACGGAAAAGATCATTGTTGCCCGTGGTCAAGAAATCAAAACGCTTCTGACACCCGAAAAAGCACAAGATGCACGCGACGCGCTCGCCAAGACTATCTATGGCGCGCTGTTTTTGTGGGTCGTCGATCAAGTCAATCTAAGCATAGGTTGGGAGCGAGATGACGACATTCGATCAAGTTGTGGTGTTCTAGATATTTTCGGGTTTGAGTGCTTTGCGATCAACTCGTTTGAGCAATTGTGTATCAACTTCACCAACGAAGCTTTGCAACAGCAGTTCAATCAGTTTATATTCAAGTTGGAACAGGCAGAATACGAAGCCGAGAGCATTGCTTGGGCCTTCATAGAGTTTCCTGACAACCAGGACTGTCTCGATACTATCCAAGCACCCAAGGTTGGTATTCTTTCTATGTTGGATGATGAATGTCGTTTACCGAAGGGTAGTGACCGCAATTTTGCAAAGCGTTTGATCGATCATTACTTGCCGGAGAAGAATCAGACCGTGTCCGAAAATACACGCATCCATGCCACCAACATTCAGAAGGGCAAGTCGATCTTTTCTGTCCGTCACTTTGCTGGCCTGGTGCAGTATTCAGTCGAAACCAACTTTATGGAAAAGAACAAGGACGAGATCCCTTTGACGGCCGAGATACTGTTTGAAACGGCCCCCAGCAAACTTATTCAGGATACGTACGCGATTCAGAAAAGAGAAAATTTAGGACGGGCCGCCACCGAAGCGAAAACTGGCAAGCAACCTAAACCAAAGACTGTCGGCCAGCAGTTCAAGGAGCAGCTGACGACGCTGATTGAGAGCGTTCAAAAGACCGATCCTCACTACATCCGTTGTATCAAGCCGAATGATGCCGCGAAACCGCTGCTCATGACGCGCAAACGTACCACCGAACAGCTGCGATATGGTGGTGTTTTGGAAGCCGTACGTGTCGCGCGTGCGGGCTACCCTGTTCGGATGAAGCATACTGCATTTTTTCAGCGTTACCGGATGTTGCTACCGACCGTTGCCGAAGAAGTTTTGCCTTGGAGCATGGATGGCCACGAGCCACAGCAACTGTGCGTCAAGCTC AATCAACCGATTCCGATGTCCTTCCCGAAAACCGATGTTCAGCTCGGAAAAACGAAAGTCTTCATGCGAAAACATCCCCACGATTGTCTCGAGGCCCATCGCGTTTTCCATCAGCACGCAAGCGCTTCCGTCATTCAATGCTGGGCCCGTGGTTTGGAACAACAGCGCAGCTTTTTCATTTCGCAAGACGCCATCCAAACGATTCAAAGGTGCTACCGTGGATTCAAGGGTCGCGAACG ATGGACCAACTTACGGAAAGCGGATGCCGGAAAGCTCCTTACAATTACATTCCGAATGCTTATCAAATGGCGAGCTTTCAACCGTGCCCGGAAAGGGACTGTTCGTTTTCAAAGCCGTATTCGTGGTCGCAATTTGCGCCGAGAGCGCGCTGCTGTCAAGATCGAAAATCGTTTTCGGACGTATGCTCTCAGGAAGAAGTTCACCATGTTGTGTTCAGCTGTTTTATCTCTCCAGTGTGCCACTCGCTCTCGTGTTGCTAAGAAAGAATTGACTGAATTG